ATTCATTTATAGAGATCATTCCTGGGCACTTTTTTCTTAACAAAGTAGCAGAAGTCATTAAAGAAGAGATACGTGCCAATGGCTGTGTTCCTTTTGAATTCAATACGATCGGTGTAGATGACGGTATCGCTATGGGCCATGATGGTATGCTTTACTCTCTTCCAAGCCGTGAGATCATCGCGAACTCTGTAGAGACGGTTATGAATGCACATAAACTGGATGCAATGATCGCTATACCCAACTGTGACAAGATCGTTCCGGGGATGATCATGGGTGCATTGCGGGTGAATGTTCCTACTGTATTTGTCTCTGGTGGCCCTATGGAAAAAGGATATACAAAAGACGGTACACCTATTGACCTTGCCACAGCATTCGAGGCGGTCGGTAAACATGAAACAGGTGAGATCACAGATGAAGAGCTTCATGATATCGAGTGTAATGCTTGTCCAAGCGGCGGGTCTTGTTCAGGAATGTTCACGGCAAACTCTATGAATACGCTGATGGAAGCCATGGGTATCGCGCTTCCGGGTAACGGGACCATCCTTGCGCTCACACCTGAAAGAACAGAGCTTTACAGAAAAGCAGCCAGACGTATCTGTGAAATAGCTAAATTAGAACAAAGCGAACGTGAAAAATACCGTATAAGAAATATTTTAAATGAAAATGCCGTTCGCAATGCTTTTGCAGTAGATATGGCCATGGGTGGAAGTTCAAATACGGTACTCCATATGCTGGCTATCGCAAAAGAAGCTGAAATAGACTTCAATCTTGAAGATATCAATGCGATCTCTAAACGTGTTTCTCACATTGCGAAGATCTCTCCATCCCTCTCGACTGTGCATATGGAAGATATCAACAAGGCAGGCGGGGTCAATGCCGTCATGCATGAAATGATGAAACGTGGTGATAATATCCTCATAGACAATCTATCCGTTACCGGTGAAACATTGTATGAAAAAGTGAAAGATGCAGAGATATTGGATACAAATATTATCCACACGATTGACGATCCTTACTCTGAAGTGGGTGGATTGGCTATCCTTTACGGTAACCTTGCAGAACAGGGTGCCGTCATCAAAACAGCGGGGATCACCGGAGACAGAGTCTTTACCGGTACTGCTGTATGCTTCAATTCACAGGATGAAGCCATTGAAGGGATCCTCGGCGGTAAAGTAAAAGCCGGAAATGTGGTCGTTATACGATATGAAGGTCCTCGTGGTGGTCCCGGTATGCAAGAGATGCTCAGCCCTACAAGCCTCATCATGGGTATGGGTCTGGGAGACAAGGTGGCGCTGATCACGGATGGTAGATTCTCTGGAGCAACAAGAGGGGCAAGTATAGGTCATGTAAGTCCTGAAGCTGCGGAAGGTGGCCTTATAGGGCTACTTGAAGATGGGGATGAAATACACATCGATGTGGATAATTATATCCTGGAGGCAAAACTATCTTTTGAAGAGATCGCAGAAAGAAGAGACAACTTCAAACCTTTGGTCAAGCCGCTGAAAAGTAAATGGCTAAGACAATATAGAGCCCTGGTAACCAATGCCAGCTCCGGGGCTGTGCTAGAAGCTGAATAGTAGATATTTACAGACTATATCCTATCAGGGGCCTTCCTTGATAGGTCCCTCTTAACTCCCTACAAATACGTTTAATGTATCAGGTGAAATCTGGATATCAGTTTACCCATCCGTGTCGACTTTAAAGGCAATACTACAAGATCATGTAGACTATTGTTCTTTTCTATGGTATGGTTTGGTATAACACCACCTGCCCTTTCAAGTACTTCACCACAACTCACACATTGTTTCCACAGACCATCCCAAGATACATTGGTATTGTTACATTTTCTACAGGCATCCATGATACTTCCTTTACTCCTTTTGCACTTTTTTATTCTGACCAAATGACCCAGTATAAGTATCTCATACTATAGACTAGGTTTCCGATTTTCATATTAGATTTCACTCACTAGAAGGGTTGAGGAGTGAATTACCCCTCATTAAGAAGATAACTGCCGATTAAGAAGGTCGTCTCGCACCTTTGTATCTGTTGCTATAGAATTTTTTATCAAGACTTGTGATCACAACCTTTTTCTTTGCAGATGAAGCATGAATGAACTTATTGTCTCCAAGATAAATCCCTACATGATTCACATACCCTTTACGTTTTTTAGACGTATCAAAGAAGATCAGGTCACCCTTTTGCAACTCACTTCTTTTCACGAATTTTCCAAATTTGGACTGTCTGATCGAAGTTCGTGGAATATCGATACCGATATTTTTATAGACAAATTTTGTAAAACTGGAACAATCATAGGTATTTTTGTTACCGCTTGCTCCCCACACGTATTTTTTCCCTAGTTTTGTTTTTGCCAATGACGTAATTCTTTGGCACTTATCAGCGTCTTTGTCTTTCTTGTTTGTAAAAATATCCGTGAAAGAAAACGTTTTCTGTTCTTCTTTCTTTTCTTTCTCTAAACTGATCGTATCGAGGTTGGAAAGGGATGCAACCAACTTTTTGTCTGAAGCTGGCTTCTTTGCTTTCGCCAATGTATGCGTATTTTTCGTTTGGGGAATATGCAATACCTTTCCAATTTTAAGTATTTGACTTTTTCTAAGCGCATTGGCTTTTCTTAGTTTTGTCACAGAAGTGTGATGTTTAAGGGCGATAGAAGAGAGGGTGTCTCCTTTTTTTGCTACGTATTTCACTGGTTTTTCAGATGTTTTCGTATAAAGGACCTTCACATTTGTCGGTACTTTCAAGACCTTTCCTATCCTCAGGATAGCGCCTTTTTTAAGTCCATTCGTTTTTCTTACTTTTAAAATGGTGGTCTGATGTTTATGGGCGATAGAAGAGAGTGTGTCCCCTTTTTTCACTGTATATTTGACTATTTGTTTCGCTGTGTTGGTAGAGGCTGTAGCTGTGATCGTGGTGAGAGATAGGGCAAGTAGTAACGCATAAAAATTTTTCAATAGATTCTCCTACATAATTAAGCTATCCGTATAAATTATAAAAATCCATACTTAAAAATATTTGAATAGATTGTAGCTATATATGATTAATAAAAAATAAACATGCTTTTAAATGAAGCTTAACATGCCACCTCTCCTTGAAGCTCCAAAAGCACAAGCTTACTTGATCATGCATGACTTTTTAGTTCGCCTACAATGTGATCGGCTACCCGAAATGCATTGGCATAAATCGTCCAGGTATAGGCTACAGACCCCCCTGTAGGCATAAAACTCGCATCTGCAACATAGAGGTTCTTTACATCATGGGATCGGCAATATTTGTTCAGTACGGATGTTTTGGGATCGTTCCCAAAACGGCATCCTCCTGCAACCAGATTCTGCGGGGGCGCAGAAGAGATAGCAGAGTATATATTCTTAGCGCCCATCTCTTCGAGTATCCTTTCACACTTCTTTGCAATATAATTTCCTACCTTCAGATCTTGGGGATGTCCTTCCACACGCAGTTTGCCTACGGGCATACCGAACTTGTCTTTATGCACAGGATCCAACGAGACAAAACAGTTGTCGTTCGGTAGCCAGTCATTAAAGACTTCAAAACGTATACTTTTTTGCTCTGTAAAGCGAGACACCAAACGTTCTCCCAGCTCTTTACCCCATATCAGCTTACCGTCCTTATGATTGTTTTTCCGTGCACGAGTGATGATATTTTGATGTTCAAACATAAACTCAACGGACCCTCCTTTAAATTTACCATGCCACCAATGGTCTATAAAATACCAATCCAGTATCGATCGGTTGACAAAAAGTCCTGTTGTCATCAACGCTTCGAAATTGATATCTTTCAAAGAATCCTTATGCAGTTCTCCCTGACCGGAACCTCCCCCGGAAAAAATGAGGTTCTTACCTACTTCGCCGCTACTGTTCCCCAATCCATTTGGATGATGTGCATTGGCAGAATTGAGTAATAACCTTGCACTCTCATGTGCCTGGGCGGCCACGACAAAGATCTTGCCTTTGATCTTTTTCTCTTTGCCTGTCACTGTATCGACGACCACCGCATGACCTACCTCATCTTGTTTGTCTGTATGCAGATACTTGACATAGGTGTTACTCAGCAAGGTCAGGTTACCTGTAGCCAAAGCGGGTTTGAGAAGTGCCTCTCTCGAACTTCCCTTAGCCCCGGAGCTGCACCCATAGCTTCCGCAACGGTTGGAGTAATAACAGGCATTACGCCCCGGCTTGTCTTTTGAAAGTACCGCTCTTGGTGTCACGAGCGGCGTAATGTCAAGTGCTTGACAACTTTTGTCAAATAGCTTGACCACTGCATTTTCTTTGGTAGGAGGCTGGGTAAAACCTGCCGTACTCCGTGGTGGTTCAAAGGGATGTTTCTCGGCCTTACCCGAAATGCCTACCAGCTCTTCCGTCAGTGTATAATAGGGTTCCAGATCTTCATAAGAGATGGGCCAATCCGCCACATTGGCTCCTTCTATCTCACCATACTTGCTCTTCAGCCTGAAATCATCAGGGTGCATACGGTGCAGCATACCCGACATGAGGTTGGAAGAGCCTCCCACGATGTTCCCGTTCCAAAAACTCCAACCCGATTCATAGGTAGGCGTCGCTACCCACTCACCGTCTATTTTTTCTTCTATCGTATGGTACTCATCAAATAGGTTAGGCGTGACCAGATCTCTTCTGCAGTAAGCCAACTCATCTTTGGAGAATT
The sequence above is drawn from the Sulfurovum sp. TSL1 genome and encodes:
- the ilvD gene encoding dihydroxy-acid dehydratase, with the protein product MRSDEIKQGYSRAPHRSLLRATGVKDEDFEKPFIGVANSFIEIIPGHFFLNKVAEVIKEEIRANGCVPFEFNTIGVDDGIAMGHDGMLYSLPSREIIANSVETVMNAHKLDAMIAIPNCDKIVPGMIMGALRVNVPTVFVSGGPMEKGYTKDGTPIDLATAFEAVGKHETGEITDEELHDIECNACPSGGSCSGMFTANSMNTLMEAMGIALPGNGTILALTPERTELYRKAARRICEIAKLEQSEREKYRIRNILNENAVRNAFAVDMAMGGSSNTVLHMLAIAKEAEIDFNLEDINAISKRVSHIAKISPSLSTVHMEDINKAGGVNAVMHEMMKRGDNILIDNLSVTGETLYEKVKDAEILDTNIIHTIDDPYSEVGGLAILYGNLAEQGAVIKTAGITGDRVFTGTAVCFNSQDEAIEGILGGKVKAGNVVVIRYEGPRGGPGMQEMLSPTSLIMGMGLGDKVALITDGRFSGATRGASIGHVSPEAAEGGLIGLLEDGDEIHIDVDNYILEAKLSFEEIAERRDNFKPLVKPLKSKWLRQYRALVTNASSGAVLEAE
- a CDS encoding C40 family peptidase, with protein sequence MKNFYALLLALSLTTITATASTNTAKQIVKYTVKKGDTLSSIAHKHQTTILKVRKTNGLKKGAILRIGKVLKVPTNVKVLYTKTSEKPVKYVAKKGDTLSSIALKHHTSVTKLRKANALRKSQILKIGKVLHIPQTKNTHTLAKAKKPASDKKLVASLSNLDTISLEKEKKEEQKTFSFTDIFTNKKDKDADKCQRITSLAKTKLGKKYVWGASGNKNTYDCSSFTKFVYKNIGIDIPRTSIRQSKFGKFVKRSELQKGDLIFFDTSKKRKGYVNHVGIYLGDNKFIHASSAKKKVVITSLDKKFYSNRYKGARRPS
- a CDS encoding GMC family oxidoreductase — its product is MSMYDVVIIGSGASGGAVAYTLCQAGYKVAVLEKGRLIKREEFSKDELAYCRRDLVTPNLFDEYHTIEEKIDGEWVATPTYESGWSFWNGNIVGGSSNLMSGMLHRMHPDDFRLKSKYGEIEGANVADWPISYEDLEPYYTLTEELVGISGKAEKHPFEPPRSTAGFTQPPTKENAVVKLFDKSCQALDITPLVTPRAVLSKDKPGRNACYYSNRCGSYGCSSGAKGSSREALLKPALATGNLTLLSNTYVKYLHTDKQDEVGHAVVVDTVTGKEKKIKGKIFVVAAQAHESARLLLNSANAHHPNGLGNSSGEVGKNLIFSGGGSGQGELHKDSLKDINFEALMTTGLFVNRSILDWYFIDHWWHGKFKGGSVEFMFEHQNIITRARKNNHKDGKLIWGKELGERLVSRFTEQKSIRFEVFNDWLPNDNCFVSLDPVHKDKFGMPVGKLRVEGHPQDLKVGNYIAKKCERILEEMGAKNIYSAISSAPPQNLVAGGCRFGNDPKTSVLNKYCRSHDVKNLYVADASFMPTGGSVAYTWTIYANAFRVADHIVGELKSHA